The Pseudomonas iranensis genome includes a window with the following:
- the lolA gene encoding outer membrane lipoprotein chaperone LolA, with protein MRLIRMLLPVLALTTLTAHADEKDVARLTQLLETSKTLSANFSQLTLDGTGTQLQETTGNMTLQRPGLFYWHTNAPAEQTMVSDGKKVTLWDPDLEQATIKKLDERLTQTPALLLSGDVSKISQSFDISAKEAGGVIDFTLKPKTKDTLFDNLRLSFRNGLLNDMQLIDSVGQRTNILFTGVKANEAVPASKFKFDIPKGADVIQE; from the coding sequence ATGCGCCTTATCCGCATGCTGTTGCCAGTACTGGCGCTGACCACACTCACGGCTCACGCCGATGAAAAGGACGTGGCGCGTCTGACCCAATTGCTCGAAACATCGAAAACCCTGTCGGCGAACTTTTCGCAGTTGACCCTCGACGGCACCGGCACCCAGTTACAGGAAACCACCGGCAACATGACCCTGCAGCGTCCGGGCCTGTTCTACTGGCACACCAACGCGCCGGCCGAGCAGACAATGGTCTCCGATGGCAAGAAAGTCACCCTGTGGGACCCGGATCTGGAGCAGGCAACCATCAAGAAGCTCGACGAGCGCCTGACCCAGACGCCGGCGCTGCTGCTGTCCGGCGATGTCTCGAAGATCAGCCAGAGCTTCGATATCAGCGCGAAAGAGGCGGGCGGCGTGATCGACTTCACTCTCAAGCCGAAAACCAAGGACACCCTGTTCGACAACCTGCGCCTGTCGTTCCGCAACGGCCTGCTCAATGACATGCAACTGATTGACAGCGTCGGCCAGCGCACCAATATCCTGTTTACCGGGGTCAAGGCCAACGAAGCGGTGCCAGCGTCCAAATTCAAATTCGACATTCCCAAGGGTGCCGACGTTATCCAGGAATAA